The Anastrepha ludens isolate Willacy chromosome X, idAnaLude1.1, whole genome shotgun sequence genome includes a window with the following:
- the LOC128869850 gene encoding uncharacterized protein LOC128869850, whose protein sequence is MPKIVNLRVEQLKTLLREREKPTTGSKAELVQRLCDFENSDEINMDERCTMPEQINELREMMQGITTLLQQQSREQRPSVEQTAASVETATTPVSMVDSSSARCSVKEIAETLPTFDPTNELSLPVEKFVERVNQAHSAYQWNERSLMLAVFSKLKGVAKLWLDASPECYSNWTIFAERLIEEFGTKPNEAEIHYKMNSSVRKFDEKVVEYCFRMSAIGQRYNLSESAIIKYTRNGLRNRELQTAIAPMRFDSMRHLRETLDEYDKNRNSTPGLKFEQNKNRNTNNDGNKGSAENKSKIKCYNCFEEGHIATRCSKPLRKAQYGDGQKVDPKVEAVERNKRNSTMTNRKVECDEEFCIKLVYVKNQAIKAFVDTGSECSMIRKSCADKFEIETEPCVLKIKGICGGARYASELMKTEIKIDSVKVNVILYIVDDELLTSDVLLGKEIFNRNIVAHINSGQLKFEYLPIAENRETTVSERKVINKNQIICGELESAQGGKLFRLLNEYNDIFANNISEIGQTNALSMKIKLDTNVPIAQNPYRIPEPKKVLVQQMIRELLVNDIIEMSESEYASPIVLVKKKNGESRL, encoded by the coding sequence ATGCCGAAAATAGTGAATTTAAGAGTGGAACAACTTAAAACGCTGCTGCGTGAACGGGAAAAACCTACGACTGGTTCTAAGGCAGAACTAGTCCAGCGGTTATGCGATTTTGAAAACAGTGACGAAATAAATATGGACGAAAGGTGTACAATGCCAGAGCAAATTAACGAGTTGCGGGAAATGATGCAAGGCATCACTACTTTGTTGCAACAACAAAGCCGTGAGCAACGACCAAGTGTAGAACAAACGGCCGCGAGTGTAGAAACTGCAACTACCCCGGTATCAATGGTAGATTCTTCGAGTGCAAGGTGTTCGGTGAAAGAGATTGCTGAAACTTTACCTACCTTTGATCCAACGAATGAACTTTCTTTGCCGgttgaaaaatttgtagaacGTGTTAATCAAGCGCATAGTGCCTATCAGTGGAACGAAAGAAGTTTAATGCTAGCAGTTTTTAGCAAGTTGAAAGGTGTTGCCAAACTATGGTTAGATGCTTCACCAGAGTGTTACTCGAATTGGACAATTTTCGCGGAAAGGTTAATAGAAGAATTCGGTACTAAGCCAAACGAGGCAGAGATACATTACAAAATGAACAGTTCGGtgcgtaaatttgatgaaaaagtcGTGGAATATTGTTTTCGTATGAGTGCCATTGGGCAGCGATATAATTTGAGTGAATCAGCGATTATAAAATATACGCGGAACGGATTACGAAATCGGGAACTGCAAACGGCAATTGCTCCAATGCGATTTGATTCGATGAGACACTTGCGCGAAACGCTTGACGAGTATGATAAAAATCGTAATAGTACTCCAGGTTTGaagtttgaacaaaacaaaaatagaaacacgAATAATGACGGGAATAAAGGTAGCGCTGAGAATAAAAGTAAGATAAAGTGTTATAATTGTTTTGAAGAAGGTCATATAGCGACCAGATGTTCTAAGCCACTACGAAAAGCGCAGTATGGTGATGGTCAGAAAGTTGACCCGAAGGTTGAGGCTGTGGAGCGTAATAAGAGAAATTCTACAATGACAAACCGTAAAGTCGAGTGCGATGaggaattttgtattaaactgGTGTATGTTAAAAATCAAGCAATAAAAGCATTCGTGGACACAGGAAGTGAATGCAGCATGATACGGAAATCATGTGCTGATAAATTCGAAATTGAAACAGAGCCTTGCGTGTTAAAAATAAAGGGCATATGTGGAGGTGCGCGGTATGCAAGTGAGTTgatgaaaactgaaataaaaattgacagTGTAAAAGTAAATGTAATACTATATATAGTGGATGACGAGTTGTTAACGTCAGATGTATTGCTTGGAAAAGAGATTTTCAATCGGAATATTGTCGCGCACATAAACAGTGGacaattgaaattcgaatatcTACCGATCGCGGAAAATCGAGAAACGACGGTATCTGAACgcaaagttataaataaaaatcaaataatatgtGGAGAACTTGAAAGTGCGCAGGGGGGAAAGCTATTCAGACTGTTGAACGAGTACAAtgatatatttgcaaataatatCAGTGAGATAGGACAGACAAATGCATTATCCATGAAAATTAAGTTAGATACTAATGTACCTATTGCACAAAACCCATACCGTATACCAGAGCCGAAGAAAGTGTTGGTTCAACAGATGATTAGAGAGTTATTAGTTAACGATATAATAGAAATGTCAGAATCTGAATATGCGAGTCCAATTGTActcgtgaaaaagaaaaatggagaaTCGAGATTATGA